The Desmonostoc muscorum LEGE 12446 genome includes a region encoding these proteins:
- a CDS encoding peptidase, with product MTRMFRRYHRQIAIVLCLPLFLTVLTGMSFTIAHEWLHQDDLGEFLLRLHTLEILHLEKIYPLLNGLGLVGLLITGISMTGLFRTRA from the coding sequence ATGACTCGAATGTTTCGACGATATCATCGTCAGATTGCGATCGTGCTGTGTCTGCCCTTATTTCTCACCGTACTAACTGGCATGAGTTTTACCATTGCCCATGAATGGTTGCATCAAGATGACTTGGGGGAATTTCTCCTGAGACTACACACCCTGGAAATCTTGCATTTAGAAAAAATTTATCCGCTTTTAAATGGCTTGGGATTAGTCGGCTTGTTGATTACTGGTATTAGTATGACAGGCTTATTTCGCACACGAGCCTAA
- a CDS encoding ABC transporter ATP-binding protein, which yields MKVRSSYWQLLPYLWPQWPLLVRGLACILGFVLLTLALPYLAGQVALFVGQGNVNQIAYWLGLGALVFLFRGLCQYGQNVFMIAAALNMVLNLRKRVYAHLHKLGLDYFETTQTGDLTYRLTEDIDRVGEIVDKLSHQFLSNLLQLIAIPIYMLYLNWQLTLASFVLAPLMAWLIGLFGQRLLVLSRQSQNQVSNLSALLTEVFSGIRVVQAFAAQGYEVKRFNQEAEHNRQAKYRALQLKSIQFPVVGFLEAVSIMLLFLLGGWQISQNQLTSQGFISFLAAVAILIQPIDLLISNYNEYKQTEASVERIFELMAQQPSLSEKSNARELPRVAGKVEYRHVNFAYDPGQPVLKDLCLDASPGSVIALVGSSGAGKSTLINLLLRFYDPQAGEILIDDIDIRDVTLTSLRHQIGIVPQDITLFSGTIAQNIGYGQEELDLAAIEEAGKIANAHSFITQFSQGYHSWVGERGVNLSGGQRQRLAIARAIVNDPRILILDEATSALDSESEALVQEAIERVMQNRTVFIIAHRLSSVRRADCILVLEQGQVVEAGTHTSLLSQEGRYARFYAQQFYSGEGGSRE from the coding sequence ATGAAAGTCCGCTCTAGTTACTGGCAACTGTTGCCTTATCTGTGGCCCCAATGGCCGCTGTTAGTTCGGGGGTTAGCTTGTATCTTAGGATTTGTGTTGCTCACCCTAGCACTGCCCTACCTAGCAGGTCAGGTCGCTCTTTTTGTCGGCCAGGGAAATGTTAACCAGATTGCCTACTGGCTCGGACTAGGTGCTTTAGTATTTTTGTTTCGAGGGCTTTGTCAATACGGGCAGAATGTCTTTATGATCGCTGCCGCTCTCAATATGGTTTTAAACTTGCGTAAGCGGGTTTACGCTCACCTGCACAAACTTGGATTAGATTATTTTGAAACCACACAGACGGGTGACTTAACTTATCGGCTGACTGAAGATATCGATCGCGTAGGCGAGATTGTAGACAAGTTATCCCATCAGTTTCTTTCCAATCTCTTGCAGTTAATTGCGATTCCCATTTACATGCTCTACCTGAATTGGCAACTCACCCTTGCTAGTTTTGTTTTGGCTCCCTTGATGGCTTGGTTAATCGGGCTATTTGGTCAGCGATTACTTGTGCTATCTCGCCAGAGTCAAAATCAGGTTTCCAATTTGTCGGCACTGTTAACTGAAGTTTTTAGCGGGATTCGCGTCGTTCAAGCTTTTGCAGCACAAGGGTATGAAGTCAAGCGATTCAATCAAGAAGCAGAACACAATCGCCAAGCTAAATATCGCGCTTTACAACTCAAATCCATTCAGTTTCCCGTTGTTGGTTTTTTAGAAGCAGTCAGTATTATGCTGCTGTTTCTATTGGGAGGATGGCAGATTTCTCAAAATCAGCTGACATCTCAAGGCTTTATCAGTTTCTTAGCTGCTGTGGCTATCCTGATTCAGCCAATCGATCTGTTGATTAGCAATTACAACGAATACAAACAAACTGAGGCTTCTGTAGAACGCATCTTTGAATTGATGGCTCAGCAGCCTAGTTTAAGCGAAAAGTCAAATGCTAGGGAACTACCGCGAGTTGCTGGCAAGGTAGAGTATCGTCATGTGAATTTCGCCTACGATCCCGGCCAACCAGTCCTCAAGGATCTCTGCTTGGACGCTTCTCCTGGTAGTGTTATTGCCTTGGTTGGTTCTTCTGGGGCGGGGAAATCGACGTTAATTAACCTTTTACTTCGCTTCTACGACCCCCAAGCCGGCGAAATTCTGATTGATGATATTGATATCCGCGATGTCACACTCACCAGTTTGCGCCATCAAATTGGCATTGTTCCCCAAGACATTACGCTTTTTTCGGGAACGATCGCCCAAAATATTGGTTACGGTCAGGAAGAATTAGATTTAGCAGCAATCGAAGAAGCAGGAAAGATTGCCAACGCTCACTCGTTTATCACCCAGTTTTCCCAAGGTTACCATAGCTGGGTAGGCGAACGTGGGGTTAACCTATCTGGAGGACAACGCCAAAGATTAGCGATCGCCAGAGCAATTGTCAACGATCCGCGAATTCTCATCCTCGATGAAGCAACAAGCGCTTTGGATTCAGAATCAGAAGCACTAGTTCAAGAAGCGATCGAGCGAGTGATGCAAAACCGTACCGTGTTTATTATCGCCCATCGCTTGAGCAGCGTTCGCCGGGCTGACTGCATTCTCGTACTCGAACAAGGACAAGTGGTTGAAGCTGGTACCCACACCTCCCTCTTGTCTCAAGAAGGACGCTATGCCCGTTTTTATGCCCAACAGTTTTATTCTGGTGAGGGAGGGAGTAGGGAGTAG
- a CDS encoding trifunctional serine/threonine-protein kinase/ATP-binding protein/sensor histidine kinase has protein sequence MVALTGYQIHELIYSGSKTLVHRGIRESDKKPVVIKLLRREYPTFYELVRFRNQYTIAKNLDIDGIIKTYSLENYQNSYALIMEDLGGISLQEEMGKWRLGMGETVDGLQAFFHIALQIVSILDGLYQNRVIHKDIKPANILINPTTKEIRLIDFSIASLLSRETQTLTNPNILEGTLAYLSPEQTGRMNRGIDYRSDFYSLGVTFFELLTGELPFKSDEPMELLYCHLAKLPPPAHSLNPNIPPILSEIIAKLMAKNAEDRYQSALGLKYDLEICCRQWRETGSIDVFELGVRDICDRFIIPEKLYGRQAEVESLLAAFERIAGGEDEGDEGDEGDEGVWGDYKKASCPPNVQSKIQNPKSKIEKASCPPNVQSKIQNPKSKIEMVLVAGFSGVGKTAVVNEVHKPIVRSRGYFIKGKYDQFQRNIPLAAFVQAFRDLIGQLLSETDTQLERWKGRILAALGENAQVIIEVIPELEKIIGQQPPVPKLSGNAGQNRFNLLFHKFIQVFTTKDHPLVIFLDDLQWADSASLKFMQLLMCEADINYMLLIGAYRDNEVYPAHPLMLTLGEIEKTGANLHTITLVPLKHTDLNYLIADVLKCQLNIARHLTDLVYQKTQGNPLFTNQFLKLLHEEKLINYNLDAGYWQCDIAQLKAITFTDDLIEFMVLQLHKLPQATQKVLQLAACIDNQFDLATLAIVHEKSSAETAVDLWKALQEGLVIPTTEVYKFYQQESELRIHNSEFQQHNSPDLCSYKFLHDRVQQAAYSLIPEDQKQGVHLKIGRLMLKNISPEQREEHVFKLVNQLNLGSQLITQPEEREELAKLNLTASHKARNSTAYEAAVEYANFGIRLLREDCWQYQYDLALALYSTSAEAAHLNGNFEQTEQWIQLILQHGKILIDKVKAYEVRILSQIAQNRMLSAIKTGLQVLKLLGVELPEQPTMADIGNGLQETQLALKGKSVEDLLNLELMTEPDKLAAMNILTNIAAAAYLVIPELYPLILFKQVNLSLQYGNNANSLYGYPCYGLILCAVVGDVESGYQFSQLTLRLLDKLNAKEFIAKTYTIIYGSLSSWKKHIREMLHPIQLGYSNGIETGDLEFAGYCVWIYSFNAYLAGKELVSLSEEIANYSQVLRQLRQEPSLHKNELYRQVILNLLSKNQNPCCLIGEAYNEEIMLPLHQQGNDQTIICFLYFNKLVLCYLFAEYHHAVENAELAKNYLESVLGSITVPLFYFYDSLSQLAVYPDVSEDRQAFILKRITESQQKMQMWADHAPMNHLHKFYLVEAERYCILGEYIQAMEMYDRAIHGAKENEYVQEEALAQELAAKFYLKWGKEQIAQTYLTKAYYCYVRWGAKAKVSDLEKRYPQLLAPILQWETIRFNSTEKTSTLQSISLSTFSSTATISSNSTSISDALDLATVLKASQALSSEIHLDKLLSTLIQVVMENTGAKKSALILLRNNIWVIEAIATFDKSPIILQSIPIELSKDIPLTPVNYVKNTLEILVIDDATLENSLASDSYIIQQKPKSLLCTPILHQGKLIGILYLENNLIAGVFTRNRLQVINLLCSQAAISLENAYLYQRSQENAQQLEHSLRDLQEMQLQLVQSEKMSALGNLIAGVAHEINNPVGFIAGNIEPAVNFIGDLFHLIDLYQEQFPHPGREIAEEIAAIDLEYLREDLPKLIDSMKLGVDRIRSISNSLRTFSRADTEYKVAFNIHEGIDSAILILKHRLKASENHPDIQVVKDYGNIPLIECFPGQLNQVFMNLLANAIDALEEANIERDFHEINNQIKIHTCLNEDKHQVLIRIQDNGVGMSDEVKQKIFEHLFTTKAVGKGTGLGLAIARQIIVEKHGGTLEVNSVQGEGSEFVIQIPI, from the coding sequence ATGGTAGCACTCACTGGTTATCAAATACATGAGCTAATTTATTCTGGCTCTAAAACTTTAGTCCATCGTGGCATTAGAGAATCAGATAAAAAGCCAGTAGTGATTAAACTGTTGCGGCGTGAGTATCCTACATTTTATGAACTCGTGCGGTTCCGCAATCAGTACACCATTGCGAAAAACCTGGATATTGACGGCATTATCAAAACTTATAGTCTGGAAAATTATCAAAACAGCTATGCCTTAATCATGGAAGATTTAGGCGGTATTTCTCTCCAAGAGGAGATGGGGAAATGGCGCCTGGGAATGGGGGAAACTGTCGATGGGTTGCAGGCATTTTTTCACATTGCTTTGCAAATTGTCTCGATTCTTGATGGACTGTATCAGAACCGAGTGATTCACAAAGACATCAAACCCGCCAACATTTTAATTAATCCCACCACAAAAGAAATAAGACTCATCGATTTTAGTATCGCTTCTCTACTTTCTAGGGAAACCCAAACTCTGACTAATCCAAATATTTTGGAAGGAACGTTAGCATACCTTTCTCCCGAACAAACTGGACGAATGAACCGAGGAATTGACTATCGCAGCGACTTTTATTCTTTGGGTGTCACTTTTTTTGAACTCCTCACCGGAGAGTTACCTTTTAAATCTGATGAACCGATGGAATTGCTGTATTGTCATTTGGCAAAGCTTCCACCACCAGCCCATAGTCTCAATCCCAACATTCCCCCGATTCTTTCTGAGATTATCGCTAAACTGATGGCGAAAAATGCCGAAGACCGCTATCAGAGTGCTTTAGGTTTAAAATATGACTTAGAAATTTGCTGTCGTCAGTGGCGAGAAACTGGCAGTATTGACGTGTTTGAGTTAGGAGTGCGGGATATTTGCGATCGCTTTATCATTCCAGAAAAACTCTACGGACGGCAAGCCGAAGTAGAAAGCCTACTCGCAGCATTCGAGAGGATAGCAGGAGGGGAGGATGAGGGAGATGAGGGAGATGAAGGGGATGAGGGAGTGTGGGGAGATTATAAAAAAGCTTCCTGCCCTCCCAACGTCCAATCCAAAATCCAAAATCCAAAATCCAAAATCGAAAAAGCTTCCTGCCCTCCCAACGTCCAATCCAAAATCCAAAATCCAAAATCCAAAATCGAAATGGTTTTGGTAGCAGGTTTCTCTGGCGTTGGTAAAACTGCTGTTGTCAATGAAGTGCATAAACCCATTGTGCGATCGCGGGGTTATTTTATCAAAGGGAAATATGACCAATTTCAACGTAATATTCCCTTAGCAGCTTTCGTCCAAGCATTTCGAGATTTAATAGGGCAATTGTTGAGTGAAACTGATACTCAACTTGAACGATGGAAAGGCCGAATTCTGGCAGCTTTGGGTGAAAATGCTCAGGTAATTATCGAAGTTATTCCGGAATTAGAAAAAATTATTGGACAACAACCGCCAGTACCTAAACTTTCAGGCAATGCTGGACAAAATCGCTTTAATTTATTATTTCATAAATTTATCCAAGTTTTCACGACGAAAGACCATCCATTAGTGATATTTCTGGATGATTTGCAATGGGCAGATTCAGCATCTTTGAAGTTCATGCAATTGTTGATGTGTGAAGCTGACATTAACTATATGTTGCTTATTGGCGCTTACCGAGATAATGAAGTTTATCCAGCACATCCGTTAATGTTAACCTTAGGAGAAATTGAGAAAACTGGAGCGAATCTTCATACTATTACTTTAGTTCCTCTCAAGCACACAGATTTAAATTATTTGATTGCAGATGTTCTCAAATGTCAATTAAATATCGCCCGACATCTCACAGATTTAGTCTATCAAAAAACTCAAGGAAATCCTTTATTTACTAATCAATTCCTCAAGCTTCTGCACGAAGAAAAATTAATTAACTATAACTTGGATGCAGGTTATTGGCAATGTGATATTGCTCAGTTAAAAGCAATAACATTTACTGATGATTTGATAGAATTTATGGTGCTTCAATTACATAAGTTACCCCAAGCGACTCAAAAAGTTTTACAGCTTGCGGCTTGTATTGATAACCAATTTGACTTAGCAACTCTAGCAATTGTTCATGAAAAATCAAGTGCTGAGACAGCAGTAGATTTATGGAAAGCTTTACAAGAAGGTTTGGTCATACCCACAACTGAAGTTTACAAGTTTTATCAACAAGAGTCAGAATTAAGAATTCATAATTCAGAATTTCAGCAACACAATTCTCCTGATTTATGTTCCTACAAGTTTTTACATGACCGCGTTCAGCAAGCTGCTTATTCTCTAATTCCTGAAGACCAAAAACAGGGAGTACATCTAAAAATTGGGCGATTAATGTTGAAAAATATTTCGCCGGAACAGCGCGAAGAACATGTGTTTAAATTAGTTAATCAGTTAAATTTAGGAAGTCAATTAATTACTCAGCCAGAGGAACGAGAAGAACTGGCAAAGTTAAACTTAACTGCAAGTCACAAAGCCAGAAATTCAACTGCTTACGAAGCTGCTGTAGAATACGCAAATTTTGGAATTCGCTTACTGAGAGAAGATTGTTGGCAATATCAGTATGATTTGGCTTTAGCATTATACTCAACTTCTGCCGAGGCAGCTCATCTGAATGGTAATTTTGAGCAGACAGAACAGTGGATACAACTAATATTACAACATGGCAAAATACTGATTGATAAAGTCAAAGCCTACGAAGTGAGAATCTTATCTCAGATAGCACAAAACAGGATGTTGTCAGCTATTAAAACAGGACTCCAAGTCCTGAAGCTGTTGGGAGTAGAACTACCAGAACAGCCAACAATGGCAGATATTGGCAATGGACTACAGGAGACACAATTAGCTTTAAAGGGTAAATCTGTTGAGGATTTACTAAACTTAGAGTTAATGACTGAGCCAGATAAGTTAGCAGCTATGAATATCTTGACAAATATAGCTGCTGCTGCTTATTTAGTTATCCCAGAACTTTATCCCCTAATATTATTTAAACAAGTTAATTTATCGCTACAGTATGGAAATAATGCTAATTCTCTCTATGGATATCCATGTTACGGACTGATTTTGTGTGCTGTTGTCGGAGATGTCGAATCTGGCTATCAGTTCAGTCAACTGACTCTCAGATTATTAGATAAATTGAATGCTAAAGAATTCATAGCTAAGACATATACAATTATTTATGGTTCTTTGAGTTCTTGGAAGAAACATATTAGAGAAATGTTGCATCCAATACAACTAGGCTATTCTAATGGAATAGAAACAGGAGATTTAGAATTTGCAGGTTATTGTGTATGGATTTATTCATTTAATGCATATTTGGCTGGAAAAGAACTAGTTTCTCTATCAGAGGAGATAGCAAATTATAGTCAGGTACTCAGGCAACTTCGCCAAGAACCATCCCTACATAAAAATGAACTTTATCGGCAGGTAATACTTAACTTACTTTCAAAAAATCAAAATCCTTGTTGTTTAATTGGCGAAGCTTACAATGAAGAAATTATGTTACCGCTGCATCAGCAAGGAAATGATCAAACCATAATTTGTTTTTTGTATTTTAACAAATTAGTTCTCTGTTATTTATTTGCTGAATATCATCATGCTGTGGAAAATGCTGAATTAGCGAAAAATTATTTAGAAAGTGTGCTTGGAAGTATTACTGTTCCTTTATTTTATTTCTATGATTCTCTGAGCCAATTAGCTGTTTATCCTGATGTTTCGGAAGACAGACAAGCATTTATCCTCAAACGGATTACAGAGAGTCAACAAAAAATGCAAATGTGGGCGGATCATGCTCCCATGAATCATTTACATAAGTTTTATTTAGTTGAGGCTGAACGCTATTGCATTCTGGGTGAATATATTCAAGCAATGGAAATGTACGATCGCGCCATTCATGGAGCCAAAGAAAACGAATATGTTCAAGAAGAAGCCCTTGCCCAGGAACTCGCTGCTAAATTTTATTTGAAATGGGGTAAAGAGCAAATTGCCCAAACTTATCTGACGAAAGCTTACTACTGCTATGTTCGTTGGGGCGCTAAAGCCAAAGTCTCTGATTTAGAAAAACGCTATCCTCAATTACTCGCCCCGATTTTACAATGGGAAACAATTCGCTTCAATTCCACAGAAAAAACATCCACTCTCCAGAGTATATCTCTGTCTACTTTTAGTTCTACTGCAACAATCTCATCCAACAGCACCAGTATTTCAGATGCTTTGGATTTAGCAACTGTTCTCAAAGCTTCTCAAGCATTGTCTAGTGAAATTCATTTAGATAAGTTGCTTTCGACATTAATACAAGTGGTGATGGAGAATACCGGGGCGAAAAAATCTGCTTTAATTTTACTGAGAAATAATATTTGGGTAATTGAAGCGATCGCCACATTCGATAAATCCCCAATTATCCTGCAATCTATCCCTATTGAACTCAGCAAAGATATTCCCCTAACTCCCGTTAACTACGTCAAAAATACCTTAGAAATATTAGTAATTGATGATGCAACTCTAGAAAATTCCTTAGCATCAGACTCCTACATTATCCAACAAAAACCAAAAAGTTTATTGTGTACACCAATTCTCCATCAAGGAAAATTAATCGGCATTCTTTACTTAGAAAATAATTTAATTGCCGGAGTATTTACACGCAATAGACTACAAGTTATCAATCTATTATGTTCCCAAGCTGCTATTTCCTTGGAAAATGCTTATCTGTATCAGCGATCGCAAGAAAATGCCCAACAATTAGAACACTCTCTGAGAGATTTACAAGAGATGCAATTACAACTAGTGCAAAGTGAGAAAATGTCAGCATTGGGCAACTTAATTGCAGGTGTAGCTCATGAAATTAATAACCCTGTAGGCTTCATAGCAGGTAATATCGAACCTGCTGTTAATTTCATTGGAGATTTATTTCACCTCATCGATCTCTATCAAGAACAATTTCCACATCCAGGTAGAGAAATTGCAGAAGAAATTGCCGCAATTGACCTAGAATATCTGCGAGAAGATTTACCAAAACTCATTGATTCCATGAAATTAGGTGTCGATCGCATTCGCAGTATTAGTAATAGTTTACGAACATTTTCTAGGGCAGATACAGAATACAAAGTTGCTTTTAATATTCACGAAGGTATCGACAGTGCAATTTTGATTCTCAAGCATCGCCTCAAAGCATCAGAGAATCATCCAGATATTCAAGTCGTCAAAGATTATGGAAATATCCCTTTGATAGAATGTTTTCCTGGACAACTCAATCAGGTATTCATGAACTTGTTAGCAAATGCTATTGATGCTTTAGAAGAGGCAAATATTGAACGTGATTTTCACGAAATTAATAATCAAATTAAGATTCACACTTGTTTGAATGAAGATAAACATCAAGTTTTAATTCGCATTCAAGATAATGGTGTGGGAATGTCTGACGAGGTAAAACAAAAGATTTTTGAGCATTTATTTACAACTAAAGCTGTGGGTAAAGGTACAGGATTAGGATTAGCGATCGCTCGGCAAATTATTGTCGAAAAACATGGCGGTACTCTGGAGGTAAATTCAGTACAGGGAGAAGGTTCCGAATTTGTAATTCAAATTCCGATTTAA
- a CDS encoding cupin domain-containing protein, producing MHATRCVIPVIKSLKDYQVYRISPDDSNRLAIIFDSTNANTSLTCCIEIFDVGGQTPPNRHQWAVEMFFVLKGEAIAMCDGKIANIKAGDSLLVPPTGTHLIKNTGSTRLYTLTVMVPNEDFSELIRSGTPVELDAEDMAVLGRLDALMPC from the coding sequence ATGCACGCTACTCGTTGTGTAATTCCGGTTATCAAATCTCTCAAAGATTACCAAGTATATCGCATCAGTCCCGATGACTCTAATCGGTTAGCGATTATCTTCGATTCCACAAATGCCAATACTTCCTTGACTTGCTGCATAGAAATCTTTGATGTCGGTGGACAAACACCCCCAAATCGCCATCAGTGGGCAGTGGAAATGTTCTTTGTCCTCAAAGGTGAAGCGATCGCCATGTGTGACGGCAAGATTGCTAACATCAAAGCTGGAGATAGTTTATTAGTGCCTCCCACTGGTACGCATTTGATTAAAAATACAGGTTCCACTCGCTTGTATACCCTAACTGTGATGGTGCCTAATGAAGACTTTTCTGAATTAATTCGCAGTGGAACACCAGTAGAGTTAGATGCAGAAGATATGGCAGTTTTGGGGAGATTAGATGCTTTAATGCCTTGTTGA
- a CDS encoding class I SAM-dependent methyltransferase: MSLTARLTKSITNYNSQNSIGSKLRAKRIAPFIDMMEAAYQENGSVNIIDIGGTESYWGILPSDILDKYNARITIVNLPSVTRPSDHGRYTFVAGDACNLSDFADGFFHIAHSNSVIEHVGDWNNMVSFAKEISRVASRYYVQTPYYWFPIEPHFMTPFFHWFPKSIRIWLILNFDLGNWKKVETVDEAVRAVDSARLLDTRKFRELFKDAHIFHEKLFGLPKSLIAIKN; encoded by the coding sequence ATGTCTTTAACAGCAAGATTAACCAAGTCAATAACAAATTACAACAGTCAGAATTCTATAGGTTCAAAACTCAGAGCCAAACGTATTGCTCCCTTTATAGATATGATGGAAGCGGCTTATCAAGAAAATGGCTCCGTCAATATCATAGATATTGGAGGAACAGAATCATATTGGGGTATATTACCAAGCGATATTCTTGATAAATACAATGCCCGTATAACAATTGTCAATCTTCCCAGTGTTACTAGGCCAAGCGACCACGGGCGGTATACCTTTGTCGCAGGAGATGCATGTAATCTCTCAGATTTTGCCGACGGATTTTTTCATATTGCTCACTCTAACTCTGTTATTGAGCATGTAGGGGACTGGAACAATATGGTTTCATTCGCAAAAGAAATTTCCAGGGTGGCATCAAGATATTATGTTCAAACTCCATATTATTGGTTTCCCATTGAGCCACATTTTATGACACCGTTTTTTCATTGGTTTCCTAAGTCAATTCGTATTTGGTTGATTTTAAACTTCGACTTGGGGAATTGGAAAAAGGTAGAAACAGTAGATGAAGCTGTGCGAGCAGTAGACAGCGCTCGTCTTTTGGATACAAGAAAGTTTAGAGAACTATTCAAGGATGCTCACATATTCCACGAAAAGCTTTTTGGGCTACCCAAGTCACTGATAGCCATAAAAAATTGA
- a CDS encoding cysteine hydrolase family protein: MNLPLRTLGVPPNAWTVNDAIADITRPQRTPQPVILATETKTLRLDLAKAAILVIDMQNDFCHPDGWLAHIGVDVTPARQPIEPLNNLLPQLRALGVPIIWINWGNRPDLLNISAASLHVYNPTGDGVGLGDPLPKNGAKVLMAGSWAAAVVDELQPLREDILVDKYRMSGFWDTPLDSILKNLGKTTLFFAGVNADQCVLTTLCDANFLGYDCILVKDCTATTSPEYCWLATLYNVKQCFGFVTDSQEILKAMNEETR; this comes from the coding sequence ATGAACTTACCATTACGGACATTGGGGGTTCCGCCAAATGCGTGGACAGTGAATGATGCTATTGCAGATATTACTCGTCCTCAAAGAACCCCACAACCCGTTATCTTAGCAACAGAAACAAAAACCCTGCGCCTAGACTTAGCAAAAGCTGCTATCCTCGTCATTGATATGCAAAACGACTTCTGTCACCCCGACGGTTGGTTAGCGCATATCGGCGTGGATGTCACTCCAGCCCGTCAGCCCATCGAACCTTTAAACAACTTACTTCCACAACTGCGTGCCCTTGGTGTGCCGATAATTTGGATAAATTGGGGGAATCGTCCCGATTTACTCAACATTAGTGCAGCTTCACTCCACGTCTACAATCCCACAGGCGACGGCGTAGGCTTAGGCGATCCTCTGCCCAAAAACGGTGCTAAAGTACTCATGGCGGGTAGTTGGGCGGCGGCGGTAGTAGACGAACTACAACCGTTAAGAGAAGATATTCTTGTGGATAAATACCGCATGAGTGGCTTTTGGGATACTCCCTTAGATAGTATTTTGAAAAATCTCGGAAAAACGACACTATTCTTTGCTGGTGTAAATGCCGATCAATGTGTGCTAACTACATTATGTGATGCCAACTTCTTAGGATATGACTGCATATTAGTCAAAGACTGCACCGCCACAACATCGCCTGAATATTGTTGGTTGGCGACACTCTACAACGTCAAACAATGCTTCGGTTTCGTCACCGATTCCCAAGAGATTTTAAAAGCGATGAATGAAGAGACGCGATGA
- a CDS encoding amidohydrolase produces the protein MLSFTIQNVLIATTDDYATVDVQVVDGTIAAIAPNLQVIGTAIDGKNKLLLPGFFNAHTHSSEMWQRGIMSVLPLELWLAELYDFALLDTEQVYLSALGTAVETLLSGGTSVVDHLVLIPGQELETIAIATRAYKEVGIRTFIAPLIQDESLTAGIPSGESTQNHEPYYRSTAATLEIIEEAVRQFHRPDEGVNILVAPTGIQLCTDALFAGCIELSDRYNLCRHSHLLETRAQEKLAQEKYGCTAVEHLKRIGYLSNKTSLAHCVWLNDADIAILAETQSTVVHNPLSNLRLGSGIAPILKYRQAGVNVTFGCDGASSNDSQDLLEAIKIGSILHNVTDLDYQHWITPRQSVEMASLGGAKGLNLADKLGSLTVGKQADLVLYDLTNLSLLPRTDPIGLLVLGRPSNVVHSAWVNGKQIINNGKFTTINVDELQQELFNRSQWETKRKSETVAQIEAHYRTVMEL, from the coding sequence ATGTTAAGTTTCACTATCCAAAATGTTTTAATTGCCACTACTGATGATTACGCAACAGTAGATGTACAAGTTGTAGATGGTACAATCGCTGCCATTGCCCCGAATCTCCAGGTAATCGGTACAGCCATAGATGGTAAAAATAAGTTGCTGCTTCCTGGCTTTTTCAACGCCCACACCCACTCTTCGGAGATGTGGCAACGGGGGATCATGTCGGTTTTGCCTTTAGAATTGTGGTTGGCGGAACTGTATGATTTTGCACTCCTAGATACTGAACAAGTTTATCTTAGCGCTTTGGGAACGGCGGTAGAAACTTTACTTTCCGGCGGGACGAGTGTAGTAGATCACTTGGTGTTAATTCCAGGACAAGAGTTAGAAACCATCGCCATTGCAACTCGCGCTTACAAAGAAGTGGGAATTCGGACTTTTATCGCGCCCCTCATTCAAGATGAATCCCTCACCGCAGGTATCCCATCTGGGGAGTCAACACAAAATCATGAGCCTTATTATCGCTCAACTGCGGCCACATTGGAAATCATCGAAGAAGCGGTGAGACAATTTCATCGCCCAGATGAGGGTGTGAATATTTTAGTGGCACCAACGGGGATACAATTGTGTACAGATGCTTTGTTTGCAGGATGTATTGAATTAAGCGATCGCTACAATCTTTGTCGTCATTCTCATTTACTAGAAACCAGGGCACAGGAAAAACTCGCCCAAGAAAAGTACGGTTGTACAGCCGTGGAACATTTAAAAAGAATTGGATATTTAAGCAATAAAACTTCTCTAGCCCATTGCGTTTGGTTAAATGATGCTGATATTGCTATTCTCGCCGAAACTCAATCTACAGTTGTTCATAATCCCTTAAGTAATTTACGTTTAGGCAGTGGCATCGCCCCGATTTTAAAATATCGTCAAGCTGGAGTAAATGTCACTTTTGGTTGTGATGGTGCCTCTAGTAATGACTCCCAAGATTTGCTAGAAGCTATTAAAATTGGTTCGATTTTACATAACGTTACAGATTTAGATTATCAACACTGGATTACACCCCGACAATCAGTAGAAATGGCATCATTAGGAGGTGCAAAAGGATTGAATCTTGCAGATAAGCTTGGTTCTTTAACTGTTGGTAAACAAGCCGATTTGGTACTTTATGACCTCACAAATTTATCATTACTTCCCCGTACAGACCCCATTGGTTTGTTAGTTTTAGGGCGTCCTAGTAATGTTGTTCATAGTGCTTGGGTAAATGGCAAGCAAATTATTAATAATGGTAAATTTACAACAATTAATGTTGATGAATTGCAGCAAGAATTATTTAACCGCAGTCAATGGGAGACCAAGCGAAAATCTGAAACCGTGGCACAAATTGAAGCACATTATCGCACAGTTATGGAATTGTAA